In the Ammospiza caudacuta isolate bAmmCau1 chromosome 4, bAmmCau1.pri, whole genome shotgun sequence genome, CACAACATACTCATTTCTTCTTTACAGTCAGACATCTTAGACATCGGTAGGTTGCGTGAAAGAGTCCCCAGGGAACTGAATCCTCTTGGCTTCTAGCTTCTTCCTGGCTTTGAAAGCTGCCGATACTTCGGGGTGGATGGAGTCCAGCCGCTGCTCACACTGGAAGGCCGTGAGGAAGGCCGTCCTGTAGTTGTTGTTCATCCAGCCATAGAGGAGGGGGTTAGCAAACGTGGAGCACATGGCAATGACATGGAACACCGTGTAGATCAGTTTGTACTCTTTCAGGTCTAACACCTGACTGTCAATGTCACTGACCAGCTGGAAGGTGTGAAAGGGCAGCCAGCTGACAGCGAACACCACAACCACACACACCAGCATCTTGGTGGTTTTCCGGCGCCGGTGGTGATAGTGGTCATTCCCTGCCCCGGGGCTAACGTGGTTCTTGAGCTTGGTCCAAATACGGATGTAGGCATAGGAGATGACTGCCAGAGGCAGAACATACTGGATCAGGAGCATGGAGATGCTGTAGATGGTGCCATAGTTGAGCTGCCCCTCCCCTGGCCACTTCTCAGAGCAGACCACAATCTTGAAGTCAGGAATGATCTCAATCAACGAGTACTCACGGAAGATGGCCAGAGGACTTGCCAGCAGGGCACTGACTGCCCAGGCAACTCCTATAATCAGGAAGCTGATCTGCTTAGAGATTCTGCTTTCCAAGTGGTAGACGATGCAGCGGTGACGATCCAGAGCGATCACGGTCAAAGTGACAGTGGACACGTGGACAGCAAGGGCCTGGGCATAGGGCACCAGGTGGCACAACACTGGGCCCAGCTTCCATTCGCCCAGGAGCGTATAAACCAAAGTGAAGGGCAGGCACAGCGTGTTCACCAGCAGGTCAGCCACTGCCAGGTTGGCAATGAAGAAGTTAGTCACTGTGCGCATGCTCTTGAACTTGATGATCACGTGGATCACGAGGGAGTTTCCGATCACTCCCAGCAGGATGATGGAGCAGTAGGCAAAGATGAGAATTATCTGTACTTCAACAAGTGTTGTGCTGTCCTTCAGTTCTGGTTTAGGGTCCAGAGCCAATTCGTTGAGTGGTGTGGTATATCTTGTCAAGTACAGCTTACTGAACAGctccattttcatttcatctGTCTGGTTGTCCTCACCTACTGCTTCCAGGGGCCCCATCCTCGCAGCAGCCTGGTCTgagccacagagctgcccctgaaaacaaaacagtacAAGAGCAAGTGGAGAAATTGGTCCACGTGGGCTAAGACAAGAAGCAGAGAGCTAAAGCTACATCTCTTTCCTAACCCACAAGCTACATTGCAGGATTAAGAGATCTGTCTTAATACATTTGAATTCTCTTGCCCTTACATTTTGAAGGCTGATCCAGTAATATTATTTAGGCATGACTCCTGCTGAAAATTGGAACAGATTTCAAAAGCATTCCAAAGACAAAGTTTGCCTAAGTAAATGCAGAAGGATTAAGATCCTGCTGGGCAGCATATCATTTTTTTTACAATCCACTACATAAAACTAGTGCTTATTTAGCACAAATCTTCCAGTAAAATCTATGGGAATTCTACATGGAACAGCACCATCCAGACTGTTATTAGCATAATAATCTTCCAGCTTTTCCTTAATGGAAAGTGTTTCCTTTAAATAGTTACTAAATTCTTACAGGTTTATGCCCTTCCTTAACATCAGTGAACTAAATGCTGGGATCTTTCTTTAAGAAACTTTGTTTTACAATAGTTTGTACCATGAGGCAAATAAAAAATACCACGGAAACAGAACGGAAATAATAGCATTTCTTTGAAATGACTGCATAACTTATTCATGCTGAAATCAATTCAAGAAACAATTCAAACACATTTATACAtgatatttcttttctgtgtgaTGTTTCAGAAAACAGAGCTCCTTGGAGGCTGCCAATCAGGCATTCATTTCTGACTGCAGTCATAGCGAAGAGCAAATCATTCCCCTGCTGAACTCAGTAAGAATTTCACCACTGGCATAAAAAtcactattttttccccttccttacACAGGCTGAGCCAAATTCTGTGCTACCCTAAGACTTTGGTAGGCACAATATATGAATGGTTTATAATCAGTTGCTGACTTGAACTTCAGTCCAATGTGAAAAAGTACATGTCCCCATGAAAACTGCCCAGAGCATGGGGGGCATGCTAACCAAGAACCGAGAACCTGGCCCTTCCTCGGCCTGGGAAAATAATTACCAGTGCCAAGCAAACTCACCAATAAAACACCACTGTTTGCCACCAAGGGGAAAGGCAGTCCTGAGTTACTCACTCGACTTCCCTGTTCATTACCTTCCCTAAGGAAAGCAAGCATAGAGAAGAAATGTCACTTTCTTGCCATCGAGTGTTACACATTGCTTAGCCCTTCCCAAATTCAAGTCTGTCTAAAGAAACAGGTATTGATGTGTTTGGGTGAACATGGCTCTTAAAAAATTATTGTCTTTTTTGATCAGCTCCATTCAATTCCTTCCATCTTCAGAGAAACATTTCACAGAGGAAATGAGGTCCCTTCAGAGGAACAGAGGTCCATTTTCATCCCTACCTCTGTTCCCATCAGTGAGTGACTTCCTTCAGTATGGTTTCCAAACTGAGAAAGGAGTGTTGGCTACCAGCAGGAGACTGAACCCTTTTTGCTCGCTTCTATCCCACACAACATTCCAAAGAATTTCTCAGGGCAAGCTATTTTGCAAAAGGAGCAGATCGACGGCATGAGTGGAAAGGCATTTTCCTCCCAGCTAAACAGGTCAGAACTATGCCATACTGTTTAGTCTACATTTATTCAACAATTAACAGTGTAAGCCTGAGAGGTGAAGCACCACAAGACACGTAGCTGAGATGTGCCAGCTGCTCATACTAGTGTACATCACTGATTTTAGCAGCATAATCAGTGCTCAGCTACTAGCCTAAGCCTAAGGGATTCCTTATCAATACACCTTTAGTCCACCAGGTTAGAGATGTGAGAGACCCACCACAATTTGCACAGTCAAGGCTTTGCAGAAGTTGAGAACTGTGATGAGCACTTTCCTTTGACCCATTCCTACACCTAGGTATTACTCTTCCATACATTTATTACAGTAGCGATTTGGTGAGTTCCCAGGACCGTCAGATGCTTCAAAATCTCATAATTTTTTCAGTGCAGATAATGTCTACACGTCAGTAGAAAGGTGAGAGGGCTGACAAATATaaattctttcccttctttgtCCTAATTCCAGGCTCGGCCAAAAACCATAGCTTCCCTTTCTTCCCAAAAGTAGTTTCACACATTTCTCTAGTCCCTGACTTTCTGTTGATTCCTTCTTGCAACTCCTTCTTTTTAGCAAAGCGTTCTCTTGCTCTgacacttttattttatttgttactGCCCTATTCAGGCTGATGAAAGATGCTTTGGTCGTGTCAATAAGACAAAGCtgagggagaaagaaaggaCAACCACGGTTTGAAACAGAAATGAGCTTGTGTGTCATCAAGTGATGAAATAAACTGGACAAGTTTGACGTGGTTGGTGGGACAGTTATGTGGGCAAAATATCAATTGCTTTcaaaaaatggggataaaaCTGAGGTGACATTTCAGGTAGTGTTTGACAGGAccctttctgctcttttttggGATAAACTCTCCAGGTGGTAGCATTAACTGGCACACCTAGCATACTGCACCACACCggggcttttttcccatttcctccccCCCGCCAGCAGTCAGATCCTCATGGTCAGGCACCAAATTGCGTCTAACTTTCGGCCGAGAAAGGCCCAAAGAGGATTTACACGGCTTCTGAGAGCAAGTAAGCAAAAAGGGCAGAATACGTGATTACATTAGCAAGCAGCATTCCCATCAGGACCGCAGTGCCTgcgctggggaaggggctggggttGCCGGAGGCGCAGCTGGCAGCAAACGCGCCTCTGGGATGCGGCGCCGCTTCCCTCCCGCCCCGCGGTGCGCTGTTCCCGGCGGGAGACACCCGTGCCAGGGGGGAGACACCCATCCCGGGTGGGGAGACACCCATCCCGGGGGCAGACACCCATCCCGGGCGGAGAGACACCCATCCCGGGGGCAGACCCCCGTGCCCGGGCGCTGCGGGGATCCCGCCGCCGCGCCGAGCCGGAGCGCCGCTCCGTCCCCCTTCCCGCTCTTACCTTCCTCTCGCCCCGAGCCGGCGAGCGCGGCACGGCCGCTGCTGCCCCGGGAGCCgcggtgccagggcagggcagggcagggcagggcggaGAGCGGAGAGCGGAGCCCTCGCTCCGCGGCGGGGCGGCTGCCCCGGTTCCGccgcccggctcggctcccgcCGCTCTCCCCTcccgggcggcggggccgcagCGCCGCTCGCCCCGTACAAAGTttggaggcggcggcggcggcccccgCACGCCGGGAGGGCGGCAcgggcggggcggccccgccgccggggAAGGGCTCGGGCGGGGCGCGGCGCCGGCTCCGCCCGCCGGGCtccgggagcgggagcggggaAGGCGCGGGCAGCGCTCGGGATGCGCCGCGTTCGGGTTGTGCCGGCTGCTCCGCACCCGGGATGTGCCGGCCGGCCCGCACCCGGGATGTGCCGCGTTCGGGATGTGCCGGCTGCCCCACTCTCCGGAACCAGGGGCAGGGCTGCCGGCCTCAAGCAGGGATTTGGAGAAAGAGGGAGTGGTGCCAGACCCGAGCCGGTGTACGTGCCGCACACCCGAGCCTGCTCCCTAGCTTTCCCAGTGCCCGAGATGCCTTCTGGGGCAGCGTAAAGAGGATGCCTTTGCTCCGAGCAAATGCTGAAATCCTTGCTGACAAGCACCGCAGCTCGCACAGATTTTCTGATCCTCGGAAGTGGTTGTTGCCAGAACAGGTGTAAGGATGAATAAAGCATTTACATATTCTGtcaagaacaaaataaaatatttcatatttatttacaAGGCTGGAAAGGTAAAGACAAtagctgctgcttttatttggTTCTATACCAATAACCTTTCAAaacagctcttctgccagccagCTTGACAGAGAACTAGTGCCAGTCAGCGTTGCTGCGCCTCTGGTAGGGTCCAGATGACATTCCACGGGCTGTCTCCTCAGTGCCCTAAGTCTGGGAGACCCGAATTACCAAAACGTGTTTCAGCCCTGGTCGTAGTTCCCTAGAATAGGAACTAGGAGACTTTGCTTTCTCTATGGTTGCTAGCACTGATactcaaacaatttttttcccaaacctTGCAGAAGCTGTTCTCCCGAATAGGAATAAGCCTTTACTTCCTGTCACTTCAGTATATTTGCACTCATACTCAAGGTAGTTTTAGGGATCAGcaacattttcttcccttttctgccCTCTTTTTCTTCGAAAGGAGACTCGGTACAAAAGCACTTCCCTTGTGAAAGGTAACGCTCAATAAATAATATGCCCTTATCTACAGCAGAGAATGTTAAGGGAGCATCAAGGAGTAACTCCAGTGATTTAGAGTTGTTTTTGAAATTCAAAACATGTCCTGTGAACCCCCTTGGATCTTTACTAATTCAGGCTATCTCTCCAGGAAGGGCCTTGCTCTTAGTCCTTCAGCACTTCTGAGGCTGTTAATGGAATGCCCCTAGCTTATTGCAAAATAGATTTCTTTGATGACTAAATAAAGAGCCAGGAGTTTCAATTCTCCTGCCCCTGTTTATTCATTTCCCAAGTCAATCCAATTGTAGGATTTATTTTTTGATCTCTCAACAGACATAAATGCATGCCATGAGTTTTAGTAATTACAGCGCTTGTATAAtacatgtctgtgacagcctgaaatcctttcctttccttctctgacaAGTAGTCAGCAGTGGCTTTCCACTGATCTCAGGGTATTGCTGTTTTGCCCTACTCTGCACATTCCTTCTAACTTAACATTTCTAACTTTGACTACTTCTAATGTCTTGGAGGATATAGTGAAATGCTATAAATTTTTATAATCTGCTCACCTCAGAATTCCATAGCTAAGGGAAGGCTGTTCCTTACTTACACTTCCAGATTCCTGGAAGAAGCCAAGAAGTGCAATTTCCTAGAGGTTGTTTTGCTGGTAAAGGCTGGCTTCCCATGCCGGAGAAAGAAGGTGTTATTCCCTGTTACAAGGCAATTCTGTGCTCAGCCACAACTGAAATGTTTAATGGATATGCATTTCTAAtaaaaaccagcattttttaTTGCTTGTAGAAGAGTGGGATTTAATGGCCCCATAAACACCGCCTTGAacaaaaagccatgaaagcactAACATCAAGGGCAGAAAGAGTCAAGTAGCAAATAGGCTGTTCAATATGAAATGAGCTGCTGGGTGATCACCTCCAAAGCAACTGTGGACACTTCGTGTGCACTCAAATTTCCATACCAAAAAACCATGATAAGCCATGAGTCATTGAATCACAGAACGATGTGTTGGATGGAACTTCCAAAAATCTTCACATCCAGCCTTATCAAATCAAGTCTAAATGCAGCAGgttgtgccaggctgtgcctcctCTCCAGGAAAGTTTTGAGTATCTCTGAGTGAGATATACTGCCCTCAGTGTGGAGGCCATCCTACCAACAATTCTCTAAgtaagacaattttttttttttttaaatgaaatcaaAGACTTTCCCATGTTTCAGCTTGTTCTAAGTGCATCTTGTCCTagc is a window encoding:
- the NPY2R gene encoding neuropeptide Y receptor type 2, which translates into the protein MGPLEAVGEDNQTDEMKMELFSKLYLTRYTTPLNELALDPKPELKDSTTLVEVQIILIFAYCSIILLGVIGNSLVIHVIIKFKSMRTVTNFFIANLAVADLLVNTLCLPFTLVYTLLGEWKLGPVLCHLVPYAQALAVHVSTVTLTVIALDRHRCIVYHLESRISKQISFLIIGVAWAVSALLASPLAIFREYSLIEIIPDFKIVVCSEKWPGEGQLNYGTIYSISMLLIQYVLPLAVISYAYIRIWTKLKNHVSPGAGNDHYHHRRRKTTKMLVCVVVVFAVSWLPFHTFQLVSDIDSQVLDLKEYKLIYTVFHVIAMCSTFANPLLYGWMNNNYRTAFLTAFQCEQRLDSIHPEVSAAFKARKKLEAKRIQFPGDSFTQPTDV